A portion of the Betta splendens chromosome 2, fBetSpl5.4, whole genome shotgun sequence genome contains these proteins:
- the ndrg2 gene encoding protein NDRG2, with protein MTTEMQEIAITEDKPLLTGQADAVKDAELAARILLDQGQEHSVETPYGVLHVTLHGSRTSRRPAILTLHDVGLDSKSCFSPLFKFEEMQEIVKNFTLIHIDAPGQEEGAAPYPAGYQYPSMETVAEMIPAVLQFFNFRSVIGVGVGAGAYVLSKFTIANPDSVEGLVLINIDINARGWIDWAAQKLSSVTSSLTDQIMSHLFSQEELSSNTDLVQSHRERLSKSSKLANVELFWKTYQGRRDLNIDRNSTFKCPVMLVVGDQAPHEEAAVECNSKLDPTTTSFLKMADAGGLPQLTQPAKLTEAFKYFIQGMGYMASSCMTRLSRSRTTSLSSSYSMDGSRSRSRTLSQGSQGGQMPPSPSQTMEVSC; from the exons ATGACGACAGAAATGCAGGAGATCGCCATCACAGAGGACAAGCCGTTACTCACGGGACAGGCTGACGCCGTCAAG GATGCAGAACTGGCTGCTAGGATACTCCTGGACCAAGGACAG GAGCACAGTGTCGAGACCCCGTATGGTGTCCTGCACGTGACCCTGCACGGCTCGCGGACCTCCCGCAGGCCTGCAATCCTCACCCTGCACGACGTGGGTCTGGACA gtAAGAGCTGCTTCTCCCCTCTGTTCAAGTTCGAGGAAATGCAGGAGATTGTGAAGAACTTCACCCTGATTCATATTGATGCtccaggacaggaggagggggctgctcccTACCCTGCAGG TTACCAGTATCCCTCCATGGAGACCGTTGCAGAGATGATCCCTGCTGTCCTGCAGTTTTTCAA CTTCCGTTCTGTAATTGGTGTGGGTGTGGGAGCAGGAGCCTACGTTCTCTCCAAGTTCACT aTTGCAAACCCAGACTCAGTGGAGGGTCTTGTTCTGATTAACATTGACATTAATGCGCGTGGATGGATAGACTGGGCCGCTCagaag CTGAGCTCTGTGACATCATCCCTCACAGATCAGATCATGTCCCACCTTTTCAGTCAG GAAGAGCTGTCAtcaaacacagacctggtgCAGTCTCACAGAGAGCGTCTCTCCAAATCTTCTAAACTGGCCAATGTAGAGCTCTTTTGGAAGACCTACCAAGG CCGCAGAGACTTGAACATTGACCGCAACAGCACATTCAA GTGTCCAGTAATGTTGGTGGTGGGTGATCAGGCTCCACATGAGGAAGCTGCA GTGGAGTGCAACAGCAAACTGGacccaacaacaacctcatTCCTAAAG ATGGCTGATGCTGGTGGCCTTCCTCAGCTGACTCAG CCTGCGAAACTGACTGAGGCATTCAAGTATTTCATCCAGGGCATGGGTTACA TGGCGTCATCTTGCATGACCCGCCTGTCCCGCTCTCGTaccacctccctctcctcctcgtaTTCCATGGATGGGtcgcgctctcgctctcgcaCCCTCTCCCAGGGCTCACAGGGCGGCCAGATGCCTCCCAGCCCCTCCCAAACGATGGAGGTGTCCTGCTGA